From one Mycolicibacterium sp. HK-90 genomic stretch:
- a CDS encoding GntR family transcriptional regulator, with protein sequence MSVEAPSLLRLEKTSLREQALSALRRAITSGQLQPGTHLVETDLSDALQISRGTLREAMRQLQQEGLISAGARGRLSVRHLDAKEIKDMFDVRGALESLAASELASREDRTAVVAALRSAVADMEKWAAANLDDRIEADLKFHRTMCHLSGNETLLHSWSSLEGSIRMSIMYAGVDRAMKNMDAKRHLEIVDAIESGDAAAAAATVREHMCSAAAVLVESD encoded by the coding sequence ATGTCGGTCGAGGCCCCGTCGCTGCTGCGACTTGAGAAGACCAGCCTGCGCGAACAGGCGCTGTCGGCGCTGCGCCGGGCGATCACCTCGGGCCAGCTCCAGCCCGGCACGCACCTGGTCGAGACCGATCTGTCCGACGCGCTGCAGATCAGCCGCGGGACCTTGCGCGAAGCCATGCGGCAACTGCAGCAGGAGGGGCTGATCTCGGCGGGGGCGCGCGGCCGCCTGTCCGTCCGTCACCTGGATGCCAAGGAGATCAAGGACATGTTCGATGTCCGCGGCGCACTGGAGTCGTTGGCCGCCAGCGAACTGGCGTCCCGGGAGGACCGCACCGCCGTGGTGGCGGCCCTGCGCAGCGCGGTCGCCGACATGGAGAAATGGGCCGCGGCCAATCTGGACGACCGCATCGAGGCCGACCTGAAGTTCCACCGCACCATGTGTCATCTCAGCGGCAACGAGACCCTGCTGCACTCGTGGTCTTCGTTGGAGGGCAGTATCCGGATGTCGATCATGTACGCCGGGGTGGACCGCGCGATGAAGAACATGGACGCCAAGCGGCATCTTGAGATCGTCGACGCCATCGAATCCGGCGACGCCGCCGCCGCGGCGGCCACCGTGCGTGAGCACATGTGCTCTGCGGCTGCCGTTTTGGTGGAGTCCGACTAA
- a CDS encoding DUF222 domain-containing protein yields the protein MQAGAVEAVAALRAAFDAFAACDVGVLSRAELLAVMDEYETLSCQLPASWHRLLARLQAQSTPRELGAKSWNEVLRVRWRLSSTEASRRLGEAAELGPRRALTGQPLPPVLPVVAAAVGAGLLTAEHVKVLREVVGRLPGFVDQSTRDQFEADLVRVAVGVGPKELKDTAELRLFLLDQDGPEPDDTERARRRGVTTAKQGRDAMTALMANLTPEAAAVMEVLFARFAAPGMCNPDDEQPCTSGTPSQAQIDNDHRSLAQRQHDALLVIGRIALMTDLGQLNGLPVSIIVRTTLQDLESRAGIGVSGGGTKIPIKDVIRMGAHASHYLAIFDQATGAALNYFRARRIASPAQRIMLIARDGGCTKPGCTVGAYGCQAHHDNDWAKGGNTNVDDMTLACGPDNRSVDDDDGYTTTINDHGEVEWHPPPDLDHGQHRINYHHRPELLLTPPEQHPEPDLTPEPDPQPDPAPELTPNTEPDAKQDAAPELKPRIEPDLTKDRARDNEWDLTRDPEWDLECDTDFDQPTPIPPNAEHPGDPKPFNTRPLHTALGPEPDLEWDFAQDPVWNWQPDPEWERGQNPTPEPERAPAYEPEWDPTQDPEWDPACGWKWNPTPEPGWDLACASKRDAQPDPQWDPQWDNDFDFDFDFEPPTPFPPNDHVWDPDQFNTGPFDPPSPDNPEPFDPGLPPGWILLDDRDQRQSIDGPALPGKAARGP from the coding sequence ATGCAGGCGGGTGCGGTCGAGGCGGTGGCGGCGTTACGGGCCGCGTTCGACGCGTTCGCCGCGTGCGATGTGGGGGTGCTGTCGCGGGCTGAACTGTTGGCGGTCATGGATGAGTACGAGACGCTGAGCTGTCAGCTGCCGGCGTCGTGGCATCGGCTGCTGGCCCGGTTGCAGGCCCAGTCCACACCGCGGGAGTTGGGGGCCAAGTCGTGGAATGAGGTGTTGCGGGTCCGGTGGCGCCTGTCGAGCACTGAGGCTTCCCGCCGGCTGGGCGAGGCGGCCGAGTTGGGGCCACGCCGCGCCCTGACCGGCCAACCGCTACCGCCGGTGTTGCCGGTGGTCGCCGCGGCGGTGGGCGCGGGGTTGCTCACCGCCGAGCACGTCAAGGTGCTGCGTGAGGTGGTCGGTCGGTTGCCCGGGTTTGTCGATCAGAGCACCCGGGACCAGTTCGAGGCCGACCTGGTCCGGGTCGCGGTCGGGGTCGGGCCCAAAGAACTCAAAGACACCGCCGAACTGCGACTGTTCCTGCTCGATCAGGACGGCCCCGAACCCGATGACACCGAACGCGCCCGCCGGCGTGGGGTGACGACGGCCAAACAGGGCCGCGATGCCATGACGGCGTTGATGGCCAATCTCACCCCCGAGGCGGCGGCGGTGATGGAGGTGCTGTTCGCCCGGTTCGCCGCGCCGGGCATGTGCAACCCCGACGACGAGCAACCCTGCACGTCCGGCACCCCCAGCCAAGCCCAGATCGACAACGATCACCGCAGCCTGGCCCAACGCCAACACGACGCGCTGCTGGTCATCGGGCGCATCGCGTTGATGACCGACCTGGGTCAGCTCAACGGGCTACCGGTGTCGATCATCGTGCGCACCACCCTGCAAGACCTCGAATCACGCGCCGGGATCGGAGTGTCGGGCGGGGGCACCAAAATCCCCATCAAAGACGTCATCCGGATGGGCGCCCACGCCAGTCACTACCTGGCGATCTTCGACCAGGCCACCGGAGCGGCGCTGAACTATTTCCGGGCCCGCCGCATCGCCAGCCCCGCCCAACGCATCATGCTCATCGCCCGCGACGGCGGCTGCACCAAACCCGGCTGCACCGTCGGTGCCTACGGCTGCCAAGCCCACCACGACAATGACTGGGCCAAAGGCGGCAACACCAACGTCGACGACATGACCCTGGCCTGCGGCCCCGACAACCGCTCGGTCGACGACGACGACGGCTACACCACCACCATCAACGACCACGGGGAAGTCGAATGGCACCCCCCACCCGACCTCGACCACGGCCAACACCGCATCAACTACCACCACCGCCCCGAACTCCTACTCACCCCACCCGAGCAGCACCCAGAGCCCGACCTGACACCGGAACCGGACCCCCAACCCGACCCTGCGCCCGAGCTGACGCCAAACACTGAGCCGGACGCGAAGCAAGACGCTGCGCCAGAGCTGAAGCCGCGCATTGAGCCGGACCTGACGAAGGACCGTGCACGGGACAATGAGTGGGACCTGACACGTGACCCGGAGTGGGACCTGGAGTGCGACACCGACTTCGACCAACCCACCCCGATCCCTCCCAATGCCGAACACCCCGGCGACCCCAAGCCGTTCAACACAAGGCCGTTGCACACCGCGCTGGGTCCAGAGCCGGACCTGGAGTGGGACTTCGCGCAGGACCCAGTGTGGAACTGGCAGCCGGATCCAGAATGGGAGCGCGGACAGAACCCGACACCGGAACCGGAGCGTGCCCCGGCATACGAACCCGAGTGGGACCCGACGCAGGACCCAGAGTGGGATCCGGCGTGCGGCTGGAAGTGGAACCCGACACCGGAACCGGGGTGGGACCTGGCGTGCGCCTCGAAACGGGACGCCCAGCCCGACCCGCAGTGGGACCCGCAGTGGGACAACGACTTCGACTTTGACTTCGATTTCGAACCGCCCACCCCGTTCCCACCCAACGACCACGTCTGGGACCCCGACCAGTTCAACACCGGGCCGTTCGACCCACCGTCACCCGACAACCCAGAGCCCTTCGACCCCGGGCTCCCGCCGGGCTGGATCCTGCTCGATGACCGAGACCAACGGCAATCCATCGACGGCCCCGCCCTCCCCGGCAAGGCAGCACGGGGCCCCTAG
- a CDS encoding APC family permease, with the protein MVGAGIFAALAPAAAAAGSGLLIGLAVAAVVAYCNATSSARLAARYPQSGGTYVYGRERLGDFWGYTAGWSFIVGKTASCAAMALTVGLYVWPEWAHAVAVAAVVALTAVNYAGIQKSALLTRIIVAVVLAVLAAVVVIIVGSGSADTGRLAIGDDISAGGALQAAGLLFFAFAGYARIATLGEEVRDPARTIPRAIPIALGIALVVYAVVAVAVLSVLGGPGLAAAPAPLSDAVAAAGAPQWQPVVRIGAAIAALGSLLALILGVSRTTLAMARDHHLPHGLAAVHPRFAVPHRAEILVGVVVATVAAVADLRGAIGFSSFAVLLYYAIANASAWTLEPTNWRHRVIPALGLAGCLVLAFTLPLPSVIAGLAVVALGAAIYAVRRRRSAPST; encoded by the coding sequence ATGGTCGGGGCGGGCATTTTCGCAGCGTTGGCGCCGGCCGCGGCCGCTGCGGGCAGCGGTCTGCTCATCGGACTGGCCGTGGCCGCCGTCGTCGCCTACTGCAACGCGACGTCGTCGGCGCGGCTGGCGGCGCGCTATCCACAGTCGGGCGGCACCTACGTGTACGGGCGCGAACGGCTCGGCGACTTCTGGGGCTATACCGCCGGGTGGAGCTTCATCGTCGGCAAGACCGCATCGTGCGCGGCGATGGCGCTGACGGTCGGGCTGTACGTATGGCCGGAGTGGGCGCACGCGGTGGCGGTGGCCGCGGTGGTGGCGCTGACCGCGGTGAACTACGCCGGCATCCAGAAGTCCGCGCTGCTCACCCGGATCATCGTCGCGGTCGTGCTGGCGGTATTGGCCGCTGTGGTGGTGATCATCGTCGGCTCGGGTTCCGCCGACACCGGGCGGCTGGCGATCGGTGACGACATCAGCGCCGGCGGCGCGCTCCAGGCCGCGGGGCTGCTGTTCTTCGCCTTCGCCGGTTATGCCCGCATCGCGACGCTCGGCGAGGAGGTCCGCGACCCGGCCCGGACCATTCCGCGGGCGATACCGATCGCACTGGGGATCGCCCTGGTGGTTTACGCCGTCGTCGCCGTCGCGGTGCTCTCGGTCCTGGGCGGGCCCGGGTTGGCCGCCGCGCCCGCCCCGTTGTCCGACGCGGTCGCCGCGGCCGGTGCACCGCAGTGGCAACCGGTAGTTCGGATCGGCGCCGCGATCGCCGCCCTCGGCTCGCTGCTGGCGCTGATCCTCGGGGTATCCCGCACCACGCTGGCGATGGCCCGCGACCACCACCTGCCCCACGGACTGGCCGCGGTGCATCCGCGGTTCGCGGTGCCGCACCGGGCCGAGATCCTGGTCGGCGTGGTGGTGGCCACGGTGGCCGCGGTGGCGGATCTTCGTGGCGCGATCGGGTTTTCGTCGTTCGCGGTGCTGTTGTACTACGCGATCGCCAACGCCTCGGCGTGGACTCTGGAGCCCACCAACTGGCGGCACCGGGTGATCCCGGCGCTCGGCTTGGCCGGCTGCCTGGTCCTGGCGTTCACGCTGCCACTGCCTTCGGTGATCGCCGGGCTGGCCGTGGTGGCGCTCGGTGCGGCGATCTACGCGGTGCGGCGCCGCCGGTCGGCACCGAGTACTTAG
- a CDS encoding MFS transporter translates to MTMTDQESAVATMAPQPTDKQPSSGMQKRVLAGGGIGQFIEFYDFTLYGLSAVTLAKLFFPGGSTLAGLLATFATFGVAFFVRPLGGLFFGALGDRIGRRKVLFVTLLAIGLATAMIGLLPTYASIGIAAPILLVVCRLVQGFSAGGESVGAPAFVFEHAPLDRRGFWLNITIAATALPSVVGGTLILVLSSTMPSEAFLAYGWRIPFLLALPLAIFGVWIRTKTEESEAFKQVLAKHEHDEYSPIREAFRENKVRMAQVIFVMGLTAMGFYFLSGYFVSYVQTSGNLSRDQSLLVNAVAMAFYALLLPIGGIIGDRVGRKPMLIAGSATLAVLSVPCFMLVTSGSLPLAMVGQLLFVVPLCIYGGGCYTFFVEVFTTATRFTSAAISYNVAYALFGGTAPFIGTMLVSTTETSAAPGYYMAAAAVIVLLLLVFTRVPETRRRVG, encoded by the coding sequence ATGACGATGACGGACCAGGAATCAGCAGTAGCCACCATGGCGCCGCAGCCGACCGACAAACAACCCAGCTCGGGCATGCAGAAGCGGGTGCTGGCAGGCGGCGGCATCGGACAGTTCATCGAGTTCTACGACTTCACGCTCTACGGGCTGTCCGCGGTCACCCTCGCAAAGCTGTTCTTCCCCGGCGGCAGCACGCTGGCCGGTCTGCTCGCCACGTTCGCCACGTTCGGGGTCGCCTTCTTCGTCCGGCCCTTGGGCGGATTGTTCTTCGGGGCGCTGGGTGACCGGATCGGTCGTCGCAAGGTTCTGTTCGTCACGCTGCTCGCGATCGGCCTCGCCACCGCCATGATCGGACTCCTGCCGACCTATGCGAGCATCGGCATCGCGGCGCCGATCCTTCTGGTGGTGTGTCGTCTGGTCCAGGGGTTCTCCGCGGGAGGCGAGTCGGTGGGCGCCCCCGCGTTCGTGTTCGAGCATGCGCCCTTGGACCGCCGCGGTTTCTGGCTCAACATCACGATCGCCGCGACCGCGCTGCCGTCCGTCGTCGGCGGGACCCTGATTCTCGTGTTGTCCTCGACCATGCCGTCCGAGGCATTCCTGGCCTATGGCTGGCGGATTCCGTTCCTGCTGGCGTTGCCGCTGGCCATCTTCGGCGTGTGGATCCGCACCAAGACCGAGGAATCCGAGGCGTTCAAACAGGTGCTGGCCAAGCATGAGCACGACGAATACAGCCCGATCCGAGAGGCATTCCGGGAGAACAAGGTTCGCATGGCGCAGGTCATCTTCGTGATGGGGCTGACCGCCATGGGGTTCTACTTCCTCTCGGGCTACTTCGTCTCCTATGTCCAGACCTCGGGGAACCTGAGCCGCGATCAGTCCCTGCTCGTGAATGCGGTCGCCATGGCGTTCTACGCCCTGCTGCTCCCGATCGGCGGGATCATCGGTGACCGGGTGGGCCGCAAGCCGATGCTGATCGCCGGATCTGCAACGCTGGCCGTGCTTTCCGTCCCGTGTTTCATGTTGGTGACCAGTGGTTCGCTGCCGCTGGCGATGGTCGGGCAGCTGTTGTTCGTCGTCCCGCTGTGCATCTACGGTGGCGGGTGCTACACGTTCTTCGTCGAAGTGTTCACCACGGCGACGCGTTTCACGTCCGCCGCGATCAGCTACAACGTGGCCTACGCGCTCTTCGGCGGCACCGCGCCGTTCATCGGAACGATGTTGGTGTCGACGACCGAGACGAGTGCGGCGCCCGGCTACTACATGGCGGCAGCCGCGGTGATCGTGCTGCTCCTGCTGGTGTTCACCCGGGTTCCCGAGACCCGACGGCGCGTCGGCTGA
- a CDS encoding transketolase family protein, producing the protein MTTTKLRTSAMIASFADPGQKTTPAPFGHALVKAAQADDRIVGLTADLGKYTDMHIFAQAYPERFFQMGMAEQLLFGAAAGMAETGLIPFASTYSVFAARRAYDFICLDIAEPGLNVNIVGGLPGLTTGYGPSHQATEDVAIFRGMPGLTIVDPCDSVDIEQAVPQLAEHAGPTYLRLLRGQVPTVLDEYGYTFELGKAKVVRPGNDVVMVSSGLMTMRALLAAEELGAHHVDVAVVHAPTLKPFDAETVLRELDSDRLALTLENHTVVGGLFETVSAEMVRRGVSRQVTPIALPDEFLAAGALPTLHDRYGLSTRRIVASVLERL; encoded by the coding sequence ATGACCACCACCAAGTTGCGCACCTCGGCGATGATCGCGTCATTCGCCGACCCGGGGCAGAAGACCACACCCGCCCCGTTCGGGCACGCCCTGGTCAAGGCCGCACAGGCCGACGACCGCATCGTCGGGCTGACCGCCGATCTGGGCAAGTACACCGACATGCACATCTTCGCGCAGGCCTACCCGGAGCGGTTCTTCCAGATGGGCATGGCCGAGCAGTTGCTGTTCGGTGCCGCCGCGGGGATGGCGGAGACCGGTCTGATCCCTTTCGCCTCAACCTATTCGGTGTTCGCGGCCCGCCGGGCCTACGACTTCATCTGCCTCGACATCGCCGAGCCGGGCCTCAACGTCAACATCGTCGGTGGCTTGCCCGGCCTGACCACCGGCTACGGCCCGTCGCACCAGGCCACCGAAGACGTCGCGATCTTCCGGGGCATGCCGGGGCTGACCATCGTCGACCCGTGCGACTCGGTCGACATCGAGCAGGCCGTACCGCAGCTGGCCGAGCACGCCGGCCCCACCTATCTGCGCCTGCTCCGCGGGCAGGTGCCCACGGTTCTCGACGAGTACGGCTACACGTTCGAGCTCGGCAAGGCCAAGGTGGTGCGTCCCGGCAACGACGTAGTGATGGTCTCCAGCGGCCTGATGACGATGCGTGCGCTGCTGGCCGCCGAGGAGTTGGGCGCCCACCACGTTGACGTCGCCGTGGTGCACGCCCCGACGCTCAAGCCGTTCGACGCGGAAACCGTGTTGCGCGAACTCGATTCGGACCGGTTGGCCCTGACGTTGGAGAACCACACCGTGGTCGGGGGCCTGTTCGAGACGGTGTCCGCGGAGATGGTCCGGCGCGGAGTGAGCCGGCAGGTCACGCCTATCGCCCTGCCCGACGAATTCCTGGCCGCCGGAGCGTTGCCGACCCTGCACGACCGCTACGGGCTGTCGACCCGGCGCATCGTCGCGTCGGTACTCGAGCGGCTGTAG
- a CDS encoding TetR/AcrR family transcriptional regulator: protein MARISPRSIDSGANGVRRRPKDRKAQIARASAESFSALGYHGVSMEAIASRVGISAAALYRHYSSKYELFRDAVLNLSQQLVDSTAFAEEVDGDPRDQLRRLIAALSDTALVNRESGGLYRWEARYLRGDDQRTLDAQVRTVHRRIHRPLMELRPELGSRARWTLSTAVLGVIGSVVDHRAKLPAGQIRALLADICDTVLAADLPEFPNSTDPVVAQPPVVSATKYEALLTESMRLFNEKGYRDTTMEDIAAAVGMPASGIYRYFSGKSDILAAGFRRAADRLSADMSEVLGATQDPERALGALIDDYVARSFDHPELDYVYYTERLNMTPADQKILRDLQRAAVESWVEVVMPVRPQWSAGQARFAVHAAMALVIDLGRLMNYENSEQARAVVAVMIDLTLLGRYRLRTALPAR from the coding sequence ATGGCGCGCATCTCGCCCCGGTCGATCGACAGCGGTGCCAATGGTGTGCGACGCCGTCCGAAGGACCGAAAGGCCCAGATAGCGCGGGCCTCGGCGGAGTCGTTCAGCGCCCTCGGATATCACGGCGTGAGCATGGAGGCCATCGCCTCGCGGGTCGGAATCTCTGCGGCCGCGTTGTACCGGCACTATTCGAGCAAGTACGAATTGTTTCGCGACGCGGTGCTCAACCTCAGCCAGCAACTCGTCGACAGCACCGCCTTCGCCGAGGAGGTCGACGGGGACCCGCGGGACCAGTTGCGCCGCCTGATCGCCGCACTCAGCGACACCGCGTTGGTTAACCGCGAATCCGGTGGGTTGTACCGCTGGGAGGCGCGTTATCTGCGCGGCGACGATCAGCGCACCCTCGACGCGCAGGTGCGCACGGTTCACCGCCGGATTCATCGGCCGTTAATGGAGCTGCGGCCCGAACTGGGGTCGCGGGCCCGCTGGACCCTGTCGACCGCGGTGCTCGGTGTGATCGGCAGTGTCGTCGACCATCGGGCCAAGCTGCCAGCCGGTCAGATCCGTGCGCTGCTGGCCGATATCTGTGACACCGTGCTGGCCGCCGACCTGCCGGAGTTTCCCAACTCGACGGATCCGGTGGTGGCACAACCGCCGGTCGTGAGCGCGACCAAATATGAAGCGCTGCTGACCGAATCGATGCGGCTGTTCAACGAGAAGGGCTACCGCGACACCACGATGGAGGACATCGCCGCTGCGGTCGGCATGCCCGCCTCGGGGATCTACCGGTACTTCTCCGGCAAATCCGACATTCTGGCCGCCGGGTTCCGGCGGGCCGCCGACCGGCTGTCGGCGGACATGTCCGAGGTGCTCGGCGCGACCCAGGATCCCGAGCGCGCGCTGGGTGCCCTGATCGACGACTACGTCGCCCGGTCCTTCGATCACCCCGAGCTCGATTACGTCTACTACACCGAACGTCTCAACATGACGCCCGCCGACCAGAAGATCCTGCGGGACCTGCAGCGGGCGGCCGTGGAATCGTGGGTCGAGGTGGTGATGCCGGTGCGTCCGCAGTGGAGTGCCGGTCAGGCCCGGTTCGCCGTTCATGCCGCGATGGCGTTGGTGATCGACTTGGGCCGGCTCATGAACTATGAGAATTCGGAGCAGGCCCGCGCCGTCGTCGCGGTCATGATCGATCTGACCCTGCTGGGCCGTTACCGGTTGCGGACGGCGTTGCCGGCCAGGTAG
- a CDS encoding NAD(P)/FAD-dependent oxidoreductase produces MSPGDYEAIIVGAGFAGIGAAIQLKRLGIEDFVILDREDDLGGTWHVNHYPGLAVDVPTTTYSYFFEPNPNWSRLFSTGTEIKQYADDVADKYDVRRHIRFNATVEGARWDDESSLWRVTLAGGEALSARFLLTATGFLSQPHTPDIPGISDFAGTVIHTTDWDDDYDATGRRVAIIGTGATAVQLIPELARDAADLTVYQRTPIWVVPKIDLKFPPRIKALFARVPATQRLIRAVTDGIYAFMVDTAVLKHRYFRRFNIAASDLAKLHRFASIRDAELRRKLTPDYDFGCKRPTFSNGYYRTFTKPHVHLQADGIERIEEDGIVNADGTKTVIDTLVLATGFDLWEANFPAIEVIGRDGRNLGKWWRETRFQAYQGVSMPYFPNYLSLASPYAFLGLNFFNTMEYQMRLMDRLFGELKHRKATTFEVTEQANSRYLDRMTEALGDSLFTLGNCASARSYYFNPSGEATLLRPMTTRRAVAEASRFPLSDYTFA; encoded by the coding sequence ATGAGCCCGGGGGACTACGAGGCGATCATCGTCGGCGCCGGCTTCGCCGGAATCGGCGCTGCCATCCAGCTCAAGAGGCTGGGCATCGAAGATTTCGTGATCCTCGACCGCGAGGACGATCTGGGCGGCACCTGGCACGTCAACCACTATCCCGGCCTGGCCGTCGACGTGCCCACCACGACGTACTCGTACTTCTTCGAGCCGAATCCGAACTGGTCACGCCTGTTCTCCACGGGCACCGAGATCAAGCAGTACGCCGACGACGTCGCCGACAAGTACGACGTGCGCCGCCACATCCGGTTCAACGCCACCGTCGAAGGCGCCCGCTGGGACGACGAGTCCTCGCTCTGGCGCGTCACCCTGGCCGGCGGCGAAGCGCTCAGCGCCCGGTTCCTGCTCACCGCGACCGGTTTCCTGTCTCAGCCGCACACCCCGGACATCCCCGGCATCTCCGACTTCGCCGGCACGGTCATCCACACCACCGACTGGGACGACGACTACGACGCCACAGGCCGCCGCGTCGCGATCATCGGCACCGGCGCCACCGCCGTCCAGCTCATTCCCGAGCTGGCCCGCGACGCCGCCGACCTGACGGTCTACCAGCGCACCCCGATCTGGGTGGTGCCCAAGATCGACCTGAAATTCCCGCCGCGGATCAAGGCTCTGTTCGCCCGGGTGCCGGCCACTCAACGGCTGATCCGCGCCGTCACCGACGGCATCTACGCCTTCATGGTCGACACCGCCGTGCTCAAGCACCGGTACTTCCGGCGGTTCAACATCGCCGCGTCCGATCTGGCCAAGCTGCACCGCTTCGCCTCGATCCGGGACGCCGAGCTGCGCCGCAAGCTGACCCCGGACTATGACTTCGGCTGCAAGCGCCCGACGTTCTCCAACGGCTACTACCGCACCTTCACCAAACCGCACGTGCACCTGCAGGCCGACGGCATCGAACGCATCGAAGAAGACGGCATCGTCAATGCCGACGGCACCAAGACCGTCATCGACACCCTCGTCCTGGCCACCGGGTTCGACCTGTGGGAGGCCAACTTCCCGGCCATCGAGGTGATCGGGCGCGACGGCCGCAACCTCGGAAAGTGGTGGCGGGAAACCAGGTTCCAGGCCTACCAAGGCGTCTCGATGCCCTATTTCCCGAACTACCTGAGCCTGGCCAGTCCGTACGCGTTCCTCGGTCTGAACTTCTTCAACACCATGGAGTATCAGATGCGCCTGATGGACCGGTTGTTCGGCGAACTCAAGCACCGGAAGGCGACGACGTTCGAGGTGACCGAGCAGGCCAACAGCCGGTATCTGGACCGGATGACCGAAGCGCTGGGCGACTCGTTGTTCACCCTCGGCAACTGCGCATCGGCACGGTCGTACTATTTCAACCCGAGCGGCGAGGCAACGCTGCTCCGGCCGATGACGACCCGCCGGGCCGTCGCGGAAGCTTCACGATTCCCGTTGAGCGACTACACATTTGCCTGA
- a CDS encoding LysR family transcriptional regulator — MAKSFTLVQLRYFMAVARHENMRAAAHELSVTQSTLSAAIHQLEREVGVELFQRLSSRGLRLTAEGRRLLVGARSFLEDADQLYHSVRAEREELVGDLVVGVYSPIAPFHAPNILTAMEQRHPGINLTFLEGDQEMLMRALTDGTCEIAVMYDLGVGTEFGYRVLERIPPHIVVSADHPRAAHPEVPVRLRDFEDEPFILLDLKHTREYYLDMFKRLGLRPRIRHFVAGYETVRSYVGLGHGYSILNRRLVHDMTYAGARVVPLEMADDLPAIEVVLVRLQGARPTRKSLAFEEVCMDLHAGADERN; from the coding sequence ATGGCGAAGTCGTTCACCCTGGTGCAGCTGCGTTACTTCATGGCGGTCGCCCGGCACGAGAACATGCGGGCGGCGGCGCACGAGCTCAGCGTGACCCAGTCGACGTTGTCGGCGGCCATCCACCAATTGGAGCGTGAAGTCGGGGTAGAGCTCTTTCAGCGGCTGTCGAGCCGTGGCCTCCGTCTGACGGCGGAGGGTCGCCGGTTGCTCGTCGGCGCCAGATCGTTCCTCGAGGACGCCGACCAGCTGTATCACTCGGTCCGCGCTGAGCGGGAAGAACTGGTCGGCGATCTCGTGGTGGGTGTCTACTCGCCGATCGCACCCTTCCATGCGCCGAACATCCTGACCGCGATGGAACAACGCCACCCGGGGATCAACCTGACCTTCCTGGAAGGCGATCAGGAGATGCTGATGCGCGCGCTCACCGACGGAACCTGCGAGATCGCCGTGATGTACGACCTCGGCGTCGGGACCGAGTTCGGCTATCGGGTGCTGGAACGAATTCCGCCGCACATCGTGGTCTCGGCTGATCATCCACGAGCGGCCCACCCTGAGGTACCGGTGCGCCTGCGGGACTTCGAGGACGAGCCCTTCATCCTCCTGGATCTCAAGCACACGCGGGAGTACTACCTCGACATGTTCAAGCGCCTCGGTCTTCGACCGCGGATCAGGCACTTTGTCGCCGGCTACGAAACGGTCAGGTCCTACGTGGGGTTGGGGCACGGCTACTCGATCCTGAACCGGCGGCTGGTGCACGACATGACCTATGCCGGGGCGCGGGTGGTGCCGCTGGAAATGGCCGATGATCTGCCGGCGATCGAGGTGGTCCTGGTCAGGCTGCAGGGCGCCCGGCCGACCCGCAAATCGTTGGCATTCGAGGAGGTGTGCATGGATTTGCACGCAGGCGCCGACGAGCGGAACTGA